The following DNA comes from Parus major isolate Abel chromosome 10, Parus_major1.1, whole genome shotgun sequence.
GAAATGCCAATGAAGACTGGAAGGCACTGGTGCAGCCCTTCCCAGCTTCCAGAATGGTTACAGCTGAGATACAGCTTCCAAACAATTGCTGCAGGGCAGTCATGTCCAAACTCCAACAGCCCAGCCTCTGGTGTCAGtcccacagcctggggacagcagcagcaaggaaaccCCTGCCAGAGGAAAACCAAGGCTAAAACAGACACAGTTCAGCTATGCCCGCTGTTCTAATTTCATACAAATGGATCTCGGAATTGCCATGCAGGGAATGTCAGGGGCTTGCAAATTATCCCCAATCATCCccattaaaaatgttgaaatcaCCTTGCCTTCTGTGAGGAGCCAGTCTCTGTTCCCATGGAAACAAAAGCTGCAGTCTCTGAACACCTGGCTTGGTTTGTTCAGCTACTCTGGGCCATcgtggctgcagctggaggctgtggaGACCCCACACCAgggccctgctcccctctgaAACTCaactccctctgctcctcttgGAGGGAACTGCTGAAAAGGCCCTCCAAAAGCAGTCTCACAGTGCAAGACAGTCCTGCTAGTGTTCTGCTTTAGCAAAATCCATAATTACTATAAAGATTAATTGCACAGGCTCTGTTCTTACCTCTTATCTAACATTTTATAGCAGTTTCTAATAGAGGCCATCACTGAAAGGTGGATCCTGTTCTGCTGTTTTACCCAAGAGAAAGATCATCAGCCTTTGCCATAATCATAAAGAACATGAATGGATTTCCTCTAGAATTAACATTGTGATACTTTGCATATAATAAAATTGTTTGTATCATAGAAATGTGGGGTCTTTTTGTGCTTGTTATGTCTTTAAACTATCCTTACCCTTTCAAatgtttcaaaagcagaaaaaaaaggaaaagggaactGTGGAAAAGTGCAGTGTCATCGGGGCCTTGAATAGCACAGCAGGATCAGCTTGTTCCTGGGAGAAAAGTAGAAGTACTTTGTGAAACagataatgaaattatttgggGTTTTATCCCCCTTTTCTTGTCATAAATCCAGGTACCTGCTGgaagatgtttttaatttctttgacaCCTTTTGAATGCTTTATCAATACACTGGTTTTTCTCCATGCCTTTATTCAAAGCAAATCACTACTCATTTGCAAGTACTGCACATTGATTAGCCAAACAGGCaatgctggtgctgctgagatTTCTGTGTCTCAAAAGGACCCTTGGATCTGTGTCCCAAACATATCATCTGCAGCAGGTCTGCCTCTGGACCAAATGTCCCTTCTTCAGCAGTAATGACATGTTTAGCATCATAGGTGGCAACACTTTAGCTTCCTTCAGCATATTGGAGCCAATATTCTGCATGTGTGCTCATTTAGAAACATTGCCAGTTAgtttataaatttttttgtttgttttaatattccAGGGCACACTGGATTTAttagactttatttttttttaaatcacaccTCACCACCACTATGGCAAGAGCTGTACTCATATTCCCAAGGAACtgacataaataaaacatgggTAGAAAAAATCCAACCACTAAagttaaaaaagtgttttgaatttCTATTACTATGATATCTAAAAATATAGTGTATGTGGTTTTGCCCTGGATCAGAACTCTTAACCTTCTACTGGTGATGCATCAGCACTTACCCCAAGAGGAATTCCATTTGTTCTGAGCATACTTAAGAGGTGGGATCCTGGGGAAAACAAGGCAGAACTAGCTGCTTTTACTCAACAGAactgggaggaaggaaaacagtCAAGGAGGGCTTTGTGAGAGCATTACAAGAGTTATTTATgtaggaattaaaaaaacccaacacactCCACACAAGCTGTTCTGTGAGGCTTTTTTTGTCTGGAATAATCAGCTCATTTCTTTCCAGGAGACAGAAATGAATACTTGGACTTTCCTACACTGAACGTGTAGTGCCATTAACCCCTCAGACTATTTCAAATAATCACAAAATGGGACAGCACTCACTTGTGGAGCTTTCAGCTGAGGATAACTTTTAGAGGTTATTActacaaatattatttatgtaaTGCCTTGATGCTTTAGCTTTCCATATACCACAAATGAAAGAGACTGAACACAATTGCTTTTGCAAACTTGTTCAGAAAATGCTAAATGCActcattgcttttttttgaaTATTCTTTAGCAGCCAGATAAGATGACACATCTCTGGTTGATAGAGCCAAAAAATGTTGTCACTGGACATTATGCACATTGCTCATGTCTCTAGGAGCTGCTATGGGTGACCCAAGGTAAGAAATAAACATACAAGACACAGAAAGACAGaacattttaagttttaatcCAACAAATGAAGAGGGTCTCGATACAGTAAAATACAACTGTATTGCTAATGCTCTACAactgtacattaaaaataattgtctaTAGATGTAAAAATAGAAACCATTCAAAATCAAGTAGAAACCTCTTAAACAACTGAGGCATTTATCTAAGTATTTCTCCAAAGGTATTAAACAACACACAGTTAATACTAACTCTAAACATCCCCCACTTTCCCCACACTCTGCCCTAATTTAATTGATTAGAAAAATAGTAGTCTCAGTTACTATATTTTGCATTCTTTCAGAACCATCTAtattctccattttcttcaaGTACAGTAGAACAACTCTTCACAATACAGTACTACcctgaagtaatttatttcccaACACTACAGAATTTTGATAGCAAGTATtatatttcagattaattttgaaGACTAGAAGAGGCCCAGGAAGTTTGCAGGAGGGCAATTAAATTTTGAATGCAAATTATTTACACAAACATTAGTGTACTGTAATTACAGCATAAAACTTGCAATGCAGCTGATGAGTGCTTTTAACAAAAGCTCCAaatgaaagaaagggaagaaaagagattacaaaataaataatctaaaGTTCTTCATGGTAAAAACGTTCATCATGAAGCTGCCTACCATAATCTGTAGCTTCACTGTTAAGAAACAAATCCTGGTTCTTAagaatttctgcttcagaaagtTTTTTATCATCATTCAAATCCATCTCTTCAATGAGGTGCAGAGCCTGTAAAAGAAACAGACCACCATATGTACCAAGTTACAACAATTCtgatttttgattatttttatattataaaaagaAGGCAGTTTAGCAGTAAAATGAAGAACCAATTGCAGAATATTTTAGCTGTAGCTCATTCACCAGTATTTCATAGTTCAAAGCTAACAGGCTGGGCAGAAGCTCTGCTGGACCTCTTATTTCTGAGAAATAGAGCCCTGGTACTACATggactttgttttcatttgctgaaCATCTACAAATACAGTGATTTAGAGAATCcttctgttcctgcttttcctgattGGTTTGGCTCAATGTAACTGAGCCAAAAATAACAGGGACTAACGTCAGCCAAGGGGATTTTAAAAGCACTCTGCATGGCAAAAGCTGAAAGATTAATATGACAAACATTTTGGCTAACACATGTCAATTCCTGAAAATGGAATAGAtagtattttttctatttttatgttatttagCTACCAGGTTTCTCAAGTCATTCTGAAATGCCAAAATGGAAGTGTGATACTCTAACTTCAAACAGCAGTTTATGACTGAAATCAATGCTACCTTCTCTTTATGACAGGTGACTTTGCTAAGCCTTTATACtacctaaaggaaaaaaaaatagcacattagagaagcaaataaaacaaattattagtTGTAGGATTGAGCTATTACTACAGCATGGCCTCACTGTAAGCCAAAATTTGAAAGATAGCtaagaaatgctaaaaaaaccccaaaccaaggAAGCCAACACAGGCACAACTTAGCAGCACATAGAGTTCATGTCACAACAGTGCTATTGCTGTCAGCTAAgaactgaccacagccaggaaaGGCCATGCAAAGGCTCACAGATACCCATTTACAGAAATGCTCCCAGAACAGCACAGCATCCAACAAGGTCCCAcatggcagggctgctgctgccaccatggggctgctcctgtccccaaaGTCCAGCAGGGCACGTGtggcagctcagggaggagCACATGGGCTGTGTGTCTGACAGAGGGAGGTGCCTCTTTTCCCCAGGAACAGCAGGCCATGGGAAAACCTGGTGTTCCTGCCATTCTGAACACCAAAATCCTCCAGGGCAAAACAAAGACATGGAGAGAAGTTACtagaagaaaggcagaaatccTCTCCAATGTAGTCAGGGACTGGAAACTGCCACAAAAAAATAAGCTAAAATGAGAATCCACTTAAAAGCTATTATGCTGTTCTACCCCTGATTAAACCATTTTAATTAGCACCATCAAAGTTTGCTTTATACCATCTTGAATCACAGAGTACTTCCATTTTCTTGTACTTAAAACAAGTTTTTAGTTCTACAAATTATGATGATTTATCCAGTTAGAAGAATTACAATcaatttcttatttcaaaattatgtaGATTCTTTTGGTAGTGCATATCATTAGGTTTACCTacaactaaaaaattacttattaaaATTCTGTACCCTTGAGTCAAAGCAGATAAGCTATTTAAACATGTACAAAAGTACTTTGTTAATTTACAAACATTTACACAATTAATAGGAACTTCACATTTGCCTAATTTAGTTAAAGAATCTGCATTCCatgtcaaaatgaaaagaagttaaaaatatatgcaCAGATCTACTgacaatatttttcagtaactAAGACATGATAAATCTGAATGTTTCTCTCATTTTGGTGTGATCCTTCAAAATTCTCctgcagaaattaaaacctAACCAGCAGTCAAACCACGAACCTCCTCCTGTGCAATACCCTGATTGTTGGGTACTATCCAAGACAGCAGCTCTTGAGGGCTGAGTTTTCCATCGTGATCCTTGTCATAGTCATTCACAAACCGGTCCTTCTCAACCAGTATCCATTCTGGATCTTCCCTTGCAGCTAGTAAGACACAATTACCAAATTTAAAGCCACTCTTCACTTTAAAGCAGagattttcatcttttctcctAAGCAAATTAACTTAGAATGTcactaaataaaaacaaaccttaATGGGCAGAGGAAAGTGTGGAAAGCAATTTCATATACTGTCAGTATTTATTTGCACACTTGTTTTATACTTGCCTGATGTACAGGCATTGCATCCTGCAGCCTACAGCAATCTTAGACTTGTCCTTAACTCTTCAAGGAATTGAGAAGTAATTCATCAAAATTATAAACACTGCAGACAAGCATGAACTGGCTTTCTACGCCTTATGAAAGTCAAAAGTAGCAGGTATCACAAGCAGGTAAGtaacagcttaaaaataattacaaatctattattaaagaagaaaaagtctctccttcctttctaaGATTTGGTTTTGCAAGATTTTCCCTTTATGTCACAACTCACCATACACTGTTGCCCCAAACCATGAGCTAATTATGAAATCAGAGTCCCCATGCAGCCAATTAGTCATTTTAAAGAGTGCTGAGGAACACTatctgcaggagagaaaagctgaagtagTTTGTACAACTGATTCTCAAGTCTTGCTAACAAGTTGAAATGACAAAACTGTTATCTTCTCTATTACTTCAACAATTTCACTCCTTTACAACAACTTTTTATAGATTGGCTTgtaaaagctttcttttatgTTAGATCTGGAAAAGATACAGAACCCTGTAGCTACATCAGAGATCTGTTTTTAGTAGCTCTATCAAAGATGGTTATACAACATGAAATTCCAGGTGGCTGATTagagtgaagaaaaacagattacTCCCCTGGTTCTCCATATTCTCATGTGGCTTACACAATTCCCCCCAGCTAGGATGCCATTCAGAATTAACAATTCTTTGGGCCAAGCAGACTTTCCACAAAACTGAAGGTTTTTTGTGGGCTTTTTAGAATGGGAAGATTTGCCCTAACTTTAAGCAATTCAAATACAGTgtgtaaaatattaattgaGAAATATTGATAAGCATAAGCATCAAGTAAGTGTCCTTCTTGttaaagaaagaagagatcAAGTTTAAGGAAGGGCaagattggaaaaaaacaaacccaaacaaaccaaagagTGAAGGCAGCAATCAGGTTTCTGATACCTGGAATAGTGAAATGACCCCTCACActttccctccatcccttctcaCAACACACTCAGCTCAGTCCTTCCAAAGCAAGGCTGGCAGCTGCTTGCTCAGGCTGATCAAGGCCAGGGCAGTTTACCCTCACATTCCTGCCAGCTGGATCTGCAGATGTGTTCAGCTGGCAAATACGGCTGCACCTTGTTTCAGCTGCATCCTTGGTGGTCAGGAATTTGCTTcagtctttcagaaaataagaaGCAACTTGCAAGGAAACTGTGGAATGGGCTACACACAAACAACCACCAAATACACATGGGGCAGACTGAAGCAAGGAGTCTACTATGCCCAGTTCCAGAAAACAGTCAGAAAATGCCCAGACAGAAAATCTTACTCAGAATCTGTATGTGTGtgaaaagctggaaataaaggTGAATCCAATTCTCCCCATTCCAAAAGCTTTTGTTAGTTCCCTCTTTCATgccccttcccttttttccttacttGGGTCTCTTCTGTAATCACCAAGGAATTCTTCCAGGCTAACAAATCCATCACCATCTTTATCATGTTCTTCTAAAGCCTCCTGAATGACAAAATCCTTTTGTATACATACAAAGAGTGAAATTAGCAACTCATGATCAAGAGAAACGGCACTGAATCATTTTAGAGCAATGACATATTCCTTAAATGAAAGGCTCCCTCATTTCCaatctttttttgtgttttatgcaGACTAGTGCAGTAATTGCTTCCTATGCAATAAAACAGATCTGTCCTTCGGAGTTTAGAATGTCAGATTTCATGAAAACCAAATCTGAAAAGTGCCCATAGAGCTGGAATCCTTCAACACAACTCAAAACTGCAAAGCAGCTGAGAAACATGAATACATACCAAGCTCAATCAtctcatttttacttttctcatcTGCTAGATTCActaatttgcatttttgcaaCTTAATTGAATTGTTACAAGACTGGTTGGTCTCTGGTTGTCCACCAGAGAGCCAAAACCAAAAGCTAAAATCTCACTGATGGATTTGCAGCCTAACAGAGCTGAGAGGTGGCTAAGTCAGTCCAGTCCCCAAAGCTGGGGATACTTATCCTAGTTCTTGCCacagatttcaaagaaaagcactgaacttctgctccagctcctgaccTCCAGCACTGGATCCACAAGACATTAcctgttttttaatttgggcTGTGCAAGCCCAAATTCCTGTGGTACTGGGGCTGAGGACATACATTGAAAAGACCTACACACTCAGGCTGATAAAGACGCTCCCCTAAATCTTACCGTCATGTACTCCACTTCTTCAGGATGTTCAAATGCAATATATTCATCCACATTTAGAGCAGGAACATCATCTCTATTAGCTTTCTCAAAAcgttttttctcctttaaatgaAGCTTAGAAAATAGATTTAGTTAGAGTCCttactggaaaggaaaaacaacataaCAGTAGCTGGCTTAAGCTCATTagaatattaattatttcacatTACCTACTCACACACTACTAAAAACAGCTCATTGAGAACAATAAGAACAACACTTTTAATTGAGATGGTCTTATTCGaagaatcacaaaaaaaccctgttttttttaaatttaaggaGCCATTTAAAACACACTAAAGAGAGATAATGAAAAGACCAAGAATTCTTATTTTGATATATGCATCCTTTTCTAAAAGTCACCAATTCCCAAAATAACAAAGTGGAGTACAATGATTATAATTAATGGCAGCCATTGCAA
Coding sequences within:
- the RCN2 gene encoding reticulocalbin-2 — translated: MYDRVIDFDEDTVLEDQEEESFRQEKKRFEKANRDDVPALNVDEYIAFEHPEEVEYMTDFVIQEALEEHDKDGDGFVSLEEFLGDYRRDPTAREDPEWILVEKDRFVNDYDKDHDGKLSPQELLSWIVPNNQGIAQEEALHLIEEMDLNDDKKLSEAEILKNQDLFLNSEATDYGRQLHDERFYHEEL